One window of Amaranthus tricolor cultivar Red isolate AtriRed21 chromosome 11, ASM2621246v1, whole genome shotgun sequence genomic DNA carries:
- the LOC130827281 gene encoding glycosyltransferase BC10, with product MIRMLQSHYILIFSLLFSLPIIFFFAPHFISPHPRQLPIPLPDELDDLSLFNHAVSSSISSKKAFTFAKLGSHNPTLKIAFLFLTNTDLFFAPLWDQFFNSTSSKFYNIYIHADPDSHIKDPGGIFKGKFIPSKHTERSSATLISAAKRLMATAILDDPLNFYFALVSQSCIPLHSFDYVYKTLMGSSSNGFGFHRERHKSFIEILDHESTLPSRYVARGKNVMMPEVPFEEFRVGSQFFVLNKKHALMVLKDRKLWRKFRLPCFKIESCYPEEHYFPTLLSMQDLNGCTKYTVTRVNWTESVNGHPHMYSPPDVFPELIYTLRQSNYSHDYLFARKFSPDSLKPLMDMADSVIFND from the coding sequence ATGATCAGAATGTTGCAGTCTCACTACATTTTAATCTTTTCTCTCCTATTTTCTCTTCCCATAATTTTCTTCTTTGCTCCTCATTTTATTTCCCCTCATCCTAGACAACTACCAATTCCTCTTCCTGATGAACTCGATGATCTTTCCCTTTTTAATCATGCTGTTTCCTCTTCAATTTCATCTAAAAAAGCTTTCACCTTTGCCAAATTAGGGTCTCATAACCCTACTTTAAAGATTGCCTTTCTATTTCTTACCAATACTGATCTTTTCTTTGCACCTTTGTGGGACCAATTCTTCAATTCTACTTCATCAAAATTCTACAACATCTACATTCATGCTGATCCAGATTCTCACATCAAAGACCCAGGTGGGatttttaaaggaaaatttaTCCCAAGTAAGCATACTGAAAGATCTTCTGCTACTTTAATTTCTGCTGCTAAGAGATTAATGGCTACTGCAATTTTAGATGATCCATTAAATTTTTACTTTGCTTTGGTTTCTCAATCTTGTATACCATTGCATTCCTTTGATTATGTGTATAAAACCCTCATGGGTAGTAGTAGTAATGGTTTCGGATTTCACCGCGAAAGGCATAAAAGTTTTATTGAGATTCTTGATCATGAAAGTACTCTTCCTTCAAGGTATGTTGCTAGAGGGAAGAATGTGATGATGCCTGAAGTTCCCTTTGAGGAATTCAGAGTTGGGTCTCAGTTTTTTGTGTTGAATAAGAAGCATGCTTTAATGGTTTTAAAAGATAGAAAATTGTGGAGGAAATTTAGACTTCCATGCTTTAAGATTGAATCATGTTATCCTGAAGAGCATTATTTCCCTACATTGTTGTCAATGCAAGATCTTAATGGATGTACTAAGTATACTGTTACAAGGGTGAATTGGACTGAATCTGTTAATGGACACCCCCATATGTATAGCCCACCAGATGTGTTTCCTGAGCTGATCTATACTCTCAGGCAGTCTAATTATAGCCATGATTACTTGTTTGCGAGGAAGTTTTCACCGGATTCTTTGAAGCCTTTGATGGATATGGCTGATAGTGTTATCTTCAATGACTGA
- the LOC130827360 gene encoding outer envelope protein 39, chloroplastic has translation MGAQKSIHAGKAKIDVNVDLTHKLCAALMLSPFRNSGGPLSLIIGSLCIKHPNLFGGSEKLDVFWDKGLYDTSILVAYRRPRPEWLPQQSLALQHSISPEIGVHGLPLDNFSQSGSGGVNLCRSSVGLDLSEPASTNWNSTTSIKFEHVRLVSDEGRPINRDLDGFPVTCSGGNDDSMVVLKQETRYARANDNCFSRFSLHIEQGIPVFSKWLVFNRFKFVGTKGIKLGPAFLLTSVTGGSIVGDMAPYQAFAIGGLGSVRGYGEGAVGTGRSCIIANTELTFPLSKMLEGAIFVDYGSDLGTGRLVPGNPALRQGKPGRGAGIGYGLRFKSQIGHFQVDYAMNSYQQRTVYFNITNVPS, from the exons ATGGGAGCTCAAAAGAGCATCCATGCTGGTAAAG CCAAAATTGATGTAAATGTTGATTTAACTCACAAATTATGTGCTGCTTTGATGCTATCTCCTTTCAG GAATTCTGGTGGCCCTCTTTCATTAATTATTGGAAG CTTGTGTATAAAGCACCCTAATTTATTTGGTGGGAGTGAAAAGCTTGATGTATTTTGGGACAAGGGATTATATGACACAAGTATCTTGGTGGCATATAGGAGGCCGAGGCCTGAATGGCTTCCTCAGCAGTCTCTTGCGCTGCAG CATTCTATTTCACCTGAGATTGGAGTACATGGTTTGCCTCTCGATAACTTTTCTCAGTCAGGCAGTGGGGGTGTGAATCTCTGTCGTTCTTCTGTGGGGTTAGACTTGAGCGAGCCTGCTAGTACAAACTGGAACAGTACGACGAGTATAAAATTTGAG CATGTTCGTCTTGTGAGTGATGAAGGTCGTCCTATAAATCGAGATCTTGATGGTTTTCCCGTGACTTGCAG CGGAGGGAATGATGATAGTATGGTGGTGTTAAAGCAAGAAACTCGCTATGCCAGGGCTAATGATAATTGCTTTAGTCGT TTTAGCTTGCACATAGAGCAAGGAATCCCGGTTTTCTCTAAGTGGCTTGTATTTAACCGATTCAAGTTTGTAGGGACCAAGGGTATCAAGCTCGGGCCTGCTTTTTTATTGACAAG TGTGACCGGAGGTTCAATTGTGGGGGATATGGCTCCTTACCAAGCATTTGCTATTGGTGGTCTTGGTAGTGTTAGAGGTTATGGTGAAGGTGCTGTTGGCACTGGAAGATCATGTATCATTGCAAATACTGAATTGACATTCCCGTTG AGCAAAATGTTAGAAGGTGCAATCTTCGTAGATTATGGATCCGATCTGGGTACAGGTCGTCTTGTTCCAG GAAACCCGGCTTTAAGACAAGGCAAACCAGGAAGAGGAGCTGGAATCGGGTACGGCTTACGCTTCAAATCACAAATCGGTCATTTCCAAGTCGATTATGCTATGAATAGTTATCAACAGAGAACTGTCTACTTTAACATCACCAATGTACCTTCATGA
- the LOC130827242 gene encoding dnaJ protein homolog ANJ1-like: protein MFGRAPKKSDNTKYYEILGVPKNASPEDLKKAYKKAAIKNHPDKGGDPEKFKELAHAYEVLSDPEKREIYDQYGEDALKEGMGGGGGMHDPFDIFSSFFGGSPFGGSSRGRRQRRGEDVIHPLKVSLEDLYCGTTKKLSLSRNVICSKCSGKGSKSGASMNCSGCQGTGMKVSVRQLGPGMIQQMQHPCNECKGTGQTISDKDRCPQCKGDKVVPEKKVLEVVVEKGMQHDQKITFAGEADEAPDTVTGDIVFVVQQKDHPRFKRKGEDLFYEHTLSLTEALCGFRFVLNHLDGRQLLIKSLPGEVIKPGQFKAIYDEGMPIHRRPFMKGKLYIHFSVEFPDSLNPDQVKALETILPPRPSMSLTDMELDECEETTLHNVNIDEEMKRKQTHAQQEAYDEDDEPAGAQRVQCAQQ from the exons atgttTGGTAGAGCGCCTAAGAAGAGTGATAACACAAAGTATTATGAGATTTTAGGTGTACCAAAGAATGCATCACCTGAGGATTTAAAGAAGGCTTATAAAAAAGCAGCAATTAAAAATCACCCTGATAAGGGTGGTGATCCTGAAAAG TTTAAAGAGTTGGCTCATGCGTATGAGGTCCTGAGCGATCCTGAAAAGCGTGAGATCTATGATCAATATGGTGAGGATGCTCTTAAAGAAGGAATGGGTGGAGGTGGCGGCATGCACGATCCTTTCGACATCTTCTCGTCCTTCTTTGGAGGAAGTCCATTTG GTGGCAGCAGTAGAGGAAGAAGGCAACGAAGGGGAGAAGATGTAATTCATCCTCTCAAGGTGTCACTTGAAGATCTCTATTGTGGTACAACCAAGAAGCTCTCCCTCTCGCGTAATGTGATATGCTCGAAATGCAGTGG TAAAGGGTCAAAATCAGGAGCTTCCATGAACTGTTCAGGATGTCAAGGAACCGGTATGAAGGTGTCTGTCAGACAGCTCGGCCCTGGAATGATCCAGCAGATGCAGCACCCGTGTAATGAATGTAAAGGAACCGGACAGACGATTAGTGACAAGGATCGATGCCCTCAGTGCAAGGGAGATAAGGTTGTGCCGGAGAAGAAAGTTCTGGAAGTAGTTGTGGAGAAGGGTATGCAGCATGATCAAAAAATTACTTTTGCCGGAGAGGCTGATGAGGCG CCTGATACTGTCACTGGAGATATCGTCTTTGTAGTGCAGCAGAAAGACCATCCGAGGTTCAAGCGAAAGGGTGAAGATCTCTTTTATGAGCACACCTTGAGCCTCACTGAAGCTCTCTGTGGTTTCAGATTTGTGTTGAACCATCTTGACGGGAGGCAACTTCTTATCAAATCACTCCCCGGAGAAGTCATCAAGCCTG GTCAGTTTAAGGCGATTTATGATGAGGGCATGCCGATCCACCGAAGGCCGTTCATGAAGGGCAAGCTGTACATACACTTCTCAGTGGAGTTCCCCGATTCCCTGAATCCCGATCAGGTAAAAGCACTTGAAACGATTTTGCCGCCTAGACCATCAATGTCACTCACAGACATGGAGTTGGATGAGTGTGAAGAGACTACATTGCACAATGTCAACATTGATGAAGAGATGAAAAGGAAGCAAACCCATGCGCAGCAGGAAGCatatgatgaagatgatgaaccTGCTGGGGCTCAGAGAGTCCAATGCGCTCAACAGTGA
- the LOC130827243 gene encoding probable receptor-like protein kinase At1g49730, producing MSKTQVSSSSSNTRNSHFCKFFRLFLNSDHSRQVSYLKRVSLKELNRATDGFGRIITCDSQTITYQARFQDGSVSVVKEVRSFDEGNECFNKELQLLGRLHHRHVVALRGYFVGRRSFLIFENTAKASLKEHLNDPLKTPLSWKTRVQIAIGVAAALEYLQFFCEPPVDHIDISSSNIILDEKLVPKLSNISCLCTEERANILPQFGALLLELITGQSSAKESANIAKWIHDLRSSLSMHNMIDPELEVSCSSKELRDLLNVARLCIKVENTRAFSISHAFWYLQKRFGVACD from the exons ATGTCTAAAACTCAAGTTTCTTCCTCTTCTAGCAACACAAGAAACAGTCATTTCTGCAAATTCTTCCGTTTATTCCTTAACTCGGATCATTCTC GCCAAGTTAGCTATCTGAAGCGCGTTTCATTGAAGGAGCTAAATAGAGCAACTGATGGATTTGGAAGAATCATTACTTGTGACTCACAAACCATAACCTACCAAGCCAGATTTCAGGATGGTTCAGTATCTGTAGTCAAAGAAGTTAGAAGTTTCGACGAAGGAAATGAGTGCTTCAACAAAGAACTGCAGCTTTTAGGTCGTTTACATCATCGACATGTTGTAGCTCTTCGAGGATACTTTGTTGGTCGTAGAAG TTTCCTGATATTCGAGAACACTGCAAAAGCGAGCTTGAAGGAACATCTGAATG ATCCTTTGAAGACTCCTCTGAGCTGGAAAACTAGAGTGCAGATTGCCATCGGTGTAGCAGCTGCACTG GAGTATCTTCAGTTCTTCTGTGAACCACCAGTAGATCACATTGACATTAGTTCAAGTAATATCATCTTAGACGAGAAATTGGTTCCAAAG CTTTCGAATATCAGCTGTCTTTGCACAGAAG AACGAGCGAACATTCTACCTCAATTTGGCGCATTGCTACTTGAGCTAATTACGGGTCAATCTTCAGCAAAGGAAAGTGCCAATATAGCTAAATGGATCCATGATTTGCGCTCTAGCTTATCAATGCACAATATGATCGATCCAGAACTCGAAGTTAGTTGCAGTTCCAAAGAGCTAAGGGACCTTCTCAATGTTGCAAGATTGTGCATAAAAGTAGAGAATACAAGAGCCTTCAGTATTTCACATGCTTTTTGGTATCTACAAAAGAGGTTTGGTGTTGCTTGTGACTAG